Proteins from a single region of Oncorhynchus kisutch isolate 150728-3 unplaced genomic scaffold, Okis_V2 Okis01b-Okis20b_hom, whole genome shotgun sequence:
- the LOC116358989 gene encoding CD97 antigen-like, translating to MWIFGVFQFQEEGTVVMTYLFTILNSLQGALLFIMHCLLNKTVREEYCKLLSCICTPQKKRYSEVSTTNPSSSQSQGSRSAENTGESQI from the exons ATGTGGATATTTGGAGTGTTCCAGTTCCAAGAGGAGGGGACAGTGGTCATGACATATCTCTTCACTATCCTCAACTCTCTACAGGGAGCCCTGCTGTTCATCATGCACTGCCTACTGAACAAAacg GTGAGAGAGGAGTATTGCAAGCTGCTGTCTTGTATCTgcacaccacagaagaagagatactcagagGTCAGCACTACCAACCCTTCTTCCAGCCAatcccag GGGTCAAGGAGCGCAGAGAACACGGGGGAGTCGCAGATATGA
- the LOC109886949 gene encoding latent-transforming growth factor beta-binding protein 2 — protein MGSRTLLLVLGLHFTLLGNIEARDCGLGFIANGRQQCDDIDECKEWDSTPPCGSNATCSNTYGSFYCHCLPGFRSTTSFKFTPFAGECKDLNECLENPQVCGSNTICLNTIGSFNCQCQPGFRVTNAGHCADEDECVWVPPVCGALGMCTNTPGRYTCTCPPGLSNHGNNTAPCTDIDECNEIAGICGVGGDCQNQKGSYSCLCHPGYSNYDNKQAQCSVLTCDQFKANETPGQNVPGLAGLLSLMRKSCLALSSSGEAAGGRLTGEVLLENVFTEMDGLLSHAILNNSREVSGLLGTVEDAMRFIGPQLRDTHTTMETDHTATELAVRRGQTPPTGPISLANDNARLDTSWETATGNGTYPVGYSSSSSSSL, from the exons GTCTTCATTTCACTCTACTGGGGAACATAGAGGCCAGAGATTGCGGCCTGGGCTTCATTGCCAATGGGAGACAACAATGTGATGATATAGATGAGTGTAAAGAGTGGGACAGTACCCCACCCTGTGGAAGTAATGCTACGTGTTCCAACACATATGGAAGCTTCTACTGTCACTGTCTACCTGGGTTCAGATCCACAACGTCTTTCAAGTTTACTCCTTTCGCTGGGGAGTGTAAGG ACCTCAATGAGTGCCTGGAGAACCCACAGGTTTGTGGCAGCAACACCATTTGCCTCAACACCATCGGGAGCTTCAACTGCCAATGTCAACCTGGGTTCAGAGTTACTAACGCTGGACACTGTGCAG atgaggatgagtgtgtgtgggttccCCCGGTGTGTGGCGCTCTGGGCATGTGCACAAACACACCTGGCcgatacacctgcacctgtccgCCAGGGCTCAGTAACCACGGCAACAACACTGCCCCCTGCACAG ACATAGATGAGTGTAATGAGATCGCTGGTATCTGTGGAGTGGGCGGGGACTGCCAGAACCAGAAAGGAAGCTACAGTTGCCTCTGTCACCCTGGATACAGTAACTACGACAACAAACAGGCTCAGTGCTCAG TACTGACCTGTGACCAGTTCAAAGCGAATGAGACTCCTGGACAG aatGTCCCAGGTTTAGCTGGTCTCCTGTCTCTGATGAGGAAAAGCTGTCTGGCATTAAGTAGCTCTGGGGAAGCAGCCGGAGGGAGACTGACTGGAGAGGTGTTACTGGAG AATGTCTTCACGGAGATGGACGGCCTCTTGTCTCACGCTATCCTAAACAACAGCCGGGAGGTGAGTGGGTTGCTAGGCACCGTGGAGGACGCCATGAGGTTCATCGGGCCGCAGCTCAGAGATACCCACACCACCATGGAGACAGaccacacag CGACTGAGCTTGCAGTGAGGAGGGGACAGACTCCGCCCACTGGGCCAATCAGCCTGGCCAATGACAACGCGCGGCTGGACACCAGCTGGGAGACAGCCACCGGCAACGGGACATACCCGGTAGGAtactcttcatcatcatcatcatctctatAA